DNA from Lactobacillus sp. ESL0791:
AATGTGCATCAGTTCGGCTGCCTCGTGGGCTTTTTTAGCATCCTTATACATGATTGAAGCAAAGCCTTCGGGCGACAGCACAGTGTACATGCTGTGCTCCAGCATCCATACCTGATCGCTGCAAGCCAAAGCCAGCGCACCGCCAGATCCAGCCTCGCCGATAATCACGGCCAGCAGAGGGATTTTTAGCTGCAGCATTTTACTGATGCTGCCAGCAAGCACCTGTCCTTGACCGCCGGCTTCTGCAGCAGCACCGGGATAAGCTCCCGGCGTATTAATCAAGGTGACTACCGGAATTCTTAATTTTTCAGCGGTCTGCATAACACGCAGGGCCTTCCTATAACCCTGCGGTGTGGGACTGCCAAAATTAGTGGCCATCCGCTCTTTCAATTCCTGCCCCTTATTAGTGGCAACAACAGCCACGCTGCGGCCGTTAAGGGCGGCAAAACCGGCAATGATTGCAGCATCATCACCCATTGCCCGGTCGCCGTGTAATTCAAAAAAGTCACTGAATAAGTGTCTGACCAGCTGCCGCATGTCGGTTTTGCTGTCACTGCGCGCACCATCCATGATGGCGGCAATTTCTTTATTCTTCATTCGTCTGCCCGCCCCACTTTTGTCCTTCAAAAATCGCCAGCAACTGACTTAGAACTGCCACCTGCTGTGCACGCGGAACAATCGCATCCACAAAACCATTTTTAAAGGCGTTTTCTGCACTCTGAAAATTTTCCGGCAGCTTCTTATTGATTGTCTGCTCAATCACGCGTCTGCCGGCAAAACCAACCAAGGCCTTAGGCTCAGCCAAAATAACGTCTGCCTGGGAAGCAAAACTCGCGGTCACGCCGCCGGTTGTCGGATCCATTAATACAACGACATAGGCTAACCCGGCAGCACGGTGGTCGTTAACTGCCTGGGAAATTTTTGCCATCTGCATCAAGGAATCAATCCCTTCCTGCATTCTCGCCCCACCAGAAGCCGTATACATAATCACCGGCAGCTTCTCCTTAGTTGCTTTTTCAAACATGCGGGTGATCCGTTCACCCGTGGCCGTCCCCAAACTGCCCATAATAAACAGCGGGTCCATAATTCCTAAAGCAGCCGCGTGACCGTTAATCTTAGCTTTGCCTGTTAAAACTGCATCTTTTAACTTGGTGACAGACTGGGCTTTCTTGACTTTTTCTTGATAACCAGGAAAAGAAAGCGGATCGCTGGTTGTCAGATCGGCATCCCATTCCGTAAAATCTTTGGTCAGCATCCGTAAATGCTGCCGGGCGGTTACCCGAAAACCATAGCCACAGTTGGGACAGACATGATATTTTCCGGATTTATGGAAATAAAACTTGGCCCCGCAATGGTTGCAGCGCCGAAAAATTCCGCTCGGCACATTATGATAATTTTTCAGAGCCGATTTGGGATGAGCCGAAAATTTAATTGCCATTATTCTTGGGCCCCTTTCTGCCGCTGACTTTTAATATAAGCTGGCAAAAATTTCTGATCAATATAAGTAGTTAAGTAAGTTCCGTCTTGAAAAGCAGCAGACGAAAGCAAGGCCACCAAAAAATCACGGTTGGTCGTCAAGCCCTTGATGGCAAATTCATTCAAGGCATCAAGCAAGCGCCTGACTGCCAAAGCACGCGTTTCCGCATGGGCAATGATCTTAATAATCATCGAATCATAAAACGGCGAAACGCTGTCCCCGCTGTTAACACCGCTCTCTATTCTGATCCCCAGGCCGCCGGGCAGGGCCATCTGGTCAATCTTGCCCGCCTGCGGCTGAAAGTTTTTCACGGGATCTTCGGCATTAATCCGTGCTTCAATCGCGGCCCCATGAATTGTCACCTGCTTCTGCGTTACTGGCAAATCTTCGCCGGCAGCAATCCTTATCTGAGCCTTGACTAGATCAAGCTGTGTCACCTCTTCGGTAATCGAATGCTCAACCTGAATCCGTGTGTTCATTTCCATGAAGTAAAAATTATGGTCGGGATCCATTAAAAACTCGATTGTCCCTACATTTTCATACTTAATTGCCTTGATTGCCTTAACAGTAATCTTTTGCAGGTATGCCCGCTCCTTAGGACTAATCTGGCTGCAGGGGGTTTCTTCAATCACCTTCTGCTGATTGCGCTGCATTGAGCAGTCACGCTCCGGCAAGGCAACAACATGTCCGTTTTTGTCGGCCATAATCTGCACCTCAATATGCTTGGCCGGAGAAATGATTTTTTCCAGATACATGCGGCCATCACCAAAATTGAGGCGTGCTTCTTCTTGGGCCTCAGCAAATGCAGCTGGTAAATCCTCGGCTCGCTGCACTTTTCTGATGCCTTTGCCGCCGCCGCCGGCAACTGCCTTCAGCATCACCGGAAAGCCAACTTCGCCAGCAACCTGCAGCGCTTCTCCAGAATCTTTAACAGGGCCATTGCTGCCGGGAATAACCGGCACATGATTTGCACGCATCGTGTCACGGGCGTTAGCCTTATTGCCCATCAAAGAAATTGTCTTAGCCTGCGGACCAATAAAGGCCAAATGACATTCCGCACAGGCCTGCGCAAATTCTGGACTTTCCGACAAAAAGCCGTAGCCCGGATGGATGGCTTCCGCACCGGTAAGCAGGGCCGCACTGAGAATATTTTGCATATTCAAATATGAGGCAGCCGGCTGCGGTCCGCCGATGCAAACTGCCTCATCAGCCTCCCTGACATGCTGAGCATTTTTATCCGCGGTTGAATATACCGCAACCGACTTAATGCCCAATTCACGCAGGGCGCGGATAACCCGAATGGCAATCTCCCCGCGGTTGGCAATCAATACTTTATTAAACATCTCTTGCCACCTTACTGAATTGCAAAGGTCAGTTCACCGTTGCAGGCCACCTGGCCGTCAACTAGTGCTCGCGCCTTGCCAATTCCGGCATTACCACGCAGCTTATCCAGTTGTACTTCCAGCCGTAAAGTGTCACCTGGGGTAACCATCTTACGAAACCGGACCTGTTTGATTCCGCCGAAATAAGCCGTTTTACCTTTAAATTCCGGCATTGTTAATAAGGCAATGGCTCCCGTTTGCGCCAATGCTTCCGTGATCAATACCCCCGGCATCACGGGATTGCCCGGAAAATGTCCTTGGAAAAAGCTTTCGTTCATCGTTAGATTTTTGCGGGCAATGGCATATTCGCCCGGACAATAATCCAAGACCCGGTCAACGAGCAGCATTGGATAGCGATGGGGTAAAATTTTTTGAATCTGCACAATGTCTAAAACTTGTGGATTTTCTTGTTCCTCCATTATGTCCTCCTAGTCCGGTGTCACTTCAATTAACGGCTGATCAAATTCAACTACTTCCTCATTGGAAACAAGCATTTTACTGATCGTGCCGCTAACTTCACTCTTGATTTCAGTCATCATTTTCATGGCCTCAATCACGCAGACAACATCCCCCGGCTTAACATGGTCACCGACCTTTTTGTATTGTGGTTTCTCTGGGCTTGCCTGGAGATAAACAATGCCAACCAAGGGCGCCTTGATTTGGGTAACATTTGCTGCTGCTTGAGGTGCTTCCTTTTTAACAATTGCCTGCGGTTGGATCGTCTTGTCAGCAGCCACCGGGGCCGCTTCTTTATCCATGCTCAAGTGGCCGCCATCAAAATCTAAATTTAACTTGGTAATGTTACTTTGATTAACTTGTTTAATTAATTCTTGAATTTCTTCAAAAGTCATCTAATCATTCCACCTTTTCATTGCAATCACCGCATTATGGCCGCCGAAGCCAAATGAATTACTGATTGCATAATCAACTTGCCTGGCAGCATTTTCTGTCGTCACCAAGTTTACCTTGCAAGCGGGATCTTGCTCGGTCACGCCTACATTAACCGGTAATTTGCCGGATTTAAAAGAGAGCAGGCAGGCGATTGCTTCAACCGCGCCGGCAGCACCAAGCAGGTGGCCCGTCATACTCTTGGTACTGGAAACCAAAACCGGACTATTTTTACCGAAAACCTGATTAATTGCTTTTGCTTCAGCAGCATCGTTACTCTTGGTGCTGGTGCCGTGAGCGTTAATATAGCCAACCGCTTCAGGCTCAATCCCGGCTTCATCTAATGCTAGACGCATTGCCCGGGCTGCCTGTGTTCCCGCCGGATCCGGTGAGGTCATGTGGTAGGCGTCAGAGGTGGTACCATAGCCAACAATTTCACCCAAGATGTGCGCTCCGCGCTTTTGTGCATGCTCCAATGATTCGAGAACCAGAGACCCAGCACCCTCGCCCATGACAAAACCAGAGCGGTTACTGTCAAACGGAATGCTGGCCTTCGCCGGATCAGTTGCTTTGGACAAAGTTGACAGAGCCGCAAAGCCGGAAATGCCGCTTTCATTGATTGCAGCTTCAGAACCGCCAGCAATCATCACGTCGGCATAGCCATCTTTAATTTGCCGAAAAGCTTCACCAATAGAATTTGTGCTCGAAGCACAGGCAGTCACAATCGTTGTGCTAATCGCTTGGGCATGAAAACGAATTGAGATGTTCCCCGCCGCCATATTAGCAATTGAAGTTGGGATAAACATCGGCGACACCCTGTCGAGCCCCTTTTCGTGCCATTTAATTACCTGCTGCTGGATTGTGGTTAAGCCCCCAATACCCGACCCCCAAATAACACCGAAGCGTTCGCTGGCGGTGTTTTCATCATTAATTCCCGCCTGATTGACTGCCTGCTGGGTAGCGTACATTGCATACTGGGTAAAGACATCCATCCTGCGGGGATCTTTTTTAGTTAAGTATTTTAAAGGAGAAAAATCCTTCAATTGGCCGGCAAGGGTAACGCCCGTTGCTGCCGCATCAAAATATGAAATCGGCGCAAAACCAACTTTTTGTGAATTTAAACCTGCGGCAAACTCAGCCACGTCGTTGCCAATCGGTGTCAATGCACCCATCCCTGTGACTACTACTCTTGTCATTAAACTCTCTTCCTTACTGCATGGTCAGGCCGCCATCAACCGTGATGGTTTGGCCAGTTATATAATCATTTTCTGCCAAAAAGACAGCGGTCTGTGCTACTTCTTGAATATTGCCAAAACGCTTGAGCGGAATTGCTGCAGCAATTTCCTCTTGGCGCTTTTCACTCAAATGCCTAGTCATCTGGGTATCAATCATCCCCGGAGCAATTGCGTTACAGCGCAGATTGCGCAGGGCTGCCTCTTTAGCAACCGACTTAGTTAACCCGATTATTCCGGCCTTGCTTGCGGCATAGTTGGCCTGACCAATATTGCCGGTTAGGCCAACAACGCTGGCCATGTTAATGAAACAGCCGGAGCGCTGCTTGTAGAGCGGGCGCAAGGACTGTCGGATAACATTAAACGTGCCAACCAAATTGGTATTAAGAACGGCCGTAAAATCTTCCTCGGACATCCGGTTCAACAGGCCATCCTTAACAATTCCGGCATTGTTGACAACCACATCCAAATGACCGAATTCAGTAAAAATCTGTTCAATCATCTTCTTGACCGAATCTACTTGCGTAACATCAGCACTGAAATCAACGACTTTGGTTCCATAGCTTTTAACCTGGGCAATAATTTCATCAGGAATCTCTTTCCGGGCATTAAGGACAATGTTTGCTCCCTTTTTGGCAAAGGCCTTAGCGATTTCCAGACCAATTCCCCGCGAACTGCCGGTAACTAGCACCACTTTATCTGTTAAGTCCATTATTTATCAGCCTCCAAAGCAGAAATCGTCTTTTCTAGCTCACTCCCACTATCCGTGCGGTAAGTCGCAATGCCGGGCACAATTTTCCGGGCAAAGGAAATCAGTGTCCGTCCCGGACCAATCTCAATTACCGCCGTTAAACCGGCACTATGTTGACCTAAAGTTTTTGCAAAATAAGTAGTGGAAACCAATTGTTTGGTCAAATTCGCGGTCAGCATCGTTGGCGTAAATTTTTCCTGAGTCGTTGTGCTAAACACCGGAAAACTGCCCTGCTGCCACTCGACCTTGTGCAGCTCTTTTTCTAAATCTTTTTGAATTGGTGCCATCACAGGTGTGTGAAAGGCCCCGCTGACTTGCAGCGGCACAATTCGTGCGCCCTGAGCGGTCAAGTCATCAGCAACTGCCGCTACTGCTTCTTGCTCACCGCCAACCACTACCTGGTCCGGCGTATTGACATTGGCAACCTGCACAATGCCCAATTTACTTGCTTTTTGACATGCTGCTTCAACCGCTGCAAGATCGACTTTCATGACTGCAGCCATGCTGCTTTTAGTTTGATCACTAGCCTGCTGCATCAATTCACCCCGACGTTTAATTAGCTGCAGGGCTGTTGCTAAGCCGACATAACCGCTGCAGGCCAGGGCACTGTACTCACCTAGGCTCAAGCCGATGCCAAATTTTTTCTGCGGCAGGTAATTATGCAAAAGACTGTACAAGCCGTAACTCATGGTCATAATTGCCGGCTGCGAATATTTAGTTGAAGCTAATTTATCAGCCTGATTTTTATCAAACAGCAGCGATGCAATGTCCATCCCCAAAATACTCGATGATTCATCAATGATCTGCCGGTAATGTGGATTATTTTCGTAAAGGTCCTCAGTCAAGACGGTTTTTTGTGCGCCTTGACCGCTAAAAAGTAAACCAATCATTTTTAATGTTCACCATTCAATAATTTATCAGCCTGCGTGTAGACTTCCAGCAAAATTTCCGCAGCTGGCTGCTGCTTTTTTACCATTCCCGAAATTTCACCTGCCATAAACGATCCAGTTTCGGTATCACCATCGATCACAGCACGTTGCAAACTACCGTTGCCCAGTTCCTCAACTTGGGTATAATCAGGATGCTCTTTAGCAGCCTCAGCTTTTTCAAGCTTGACAAACTTCTGCGCCATCTTATTTTTCAAAACCCGGGACGGATGACCGGCAAAATCGCCGGTTACCATCGTAC
Protein-coding regions in this window:
- the accA gene encoding carboxyltransferase subunit alpha, with protein sequence MKNKEIAAIMDGARSDSKTDMRQLVRHLFSDFFELHGDRAMGDDAAIIAGFAALNGRSVAVVATNKGQELKERMATNFGSPTPQGYRKALRVMQTAEKLRIPVVTLINTPGAYPGAAAEAGGQGQVLAGSISKMLQLKIPLLAVIIGEAGSGGALALACSDQVWMLEHSMYTVLSPEGFASIMYKDAKKAHEAAELMHIEPQWLKENGIVERVLPETVLNDNAAELQKLIANQLAAFDQLTLTQLLERRHKRFRKF
- a CDS encoding acetyl-CoA carboxylase carboxyltransferase subunit beta; translation: MAIKFSAHPKSALKNYHNVPSGIFRRCNHCGAKFYFHKSGKYHVCPNCGYGFRVTARQHLRMLTKDFTEWDADLTTSDPLSFPGYQEKVKKAQSVTKLKDAVLTGKAKINGHAAALGIMDPLFIMGSLGTATGERITRMFEKATKEKLPVIMYTASGGARMQEGIDSLMQMAKISQAVNDHRAAGLAYVVVLMDPTTGGVTASFASQADVILAEPKALVGFAGRRVIEQTINKKLPENFQSAENAFKNGFVDAIVPRAQQVAVLSQLLAIFEGQKWGGQTNEE
- a CDS encoding acetyl/propionyl/methylcrotonyl-CoA carboxylase subunit alpha, with amino-acid sequence MFNKVLIANRGEIAIRVIRALRELGIKSVAVYSTADKNAQHVREADEAVCIGGPQPAASYLNMQNILSAALLTGAEAIHPGYGFLSESPEFAQACAECHLAFIGPQAKTISLMGNKANARDTMRANHVPVIPGSNGPVKDSGEALQVAGEVGFPVMLKAVAGGGGKGIRKVQRAEDLPAAFAEAQEEARLNFGDGRMYLEKIISPAKHIEVQIMADKNGHVVALPERDCSMQRNQQKVIEETPCSQISPKERAYLQKITVKAIKAIKYENVGTIEFLMDPDHNFYFMEMNTRIQVEHSITEEVTQLDLVKAQIRIAAGEDLPVTQKQVTIHGAAIEARINAEDPVKNFQPQAGKIDQMALPGGLGIRIESGVNSGDSVSPFYDSMIIKIIAHAETRALAVRRLLDALNEFAIKGLTTNRDFLVALLSSAAFQDGTYLTTYIDQKFLPAYIKSQRQKGAQE
- the fabZ gene encoding 3-hydroxyacyl-ACP dehydratase FabZ, with amino-acid sequence MEEQENPQVLDIVQIQKILPHRYPMLLVDRVLDYCPGEYAIARKNLTMNESFFQGHFPGNPVMPGVLITEALAQTGAIALLTMPEFKGKTAYFGGIKQVRFRKMVTPGDTLRLEVQLDKLRGNAGIGKARALVDGQVACNGELTFAIQ
- a CDS encoding biotin/lipoyl-containing protein, encoding MTFEEIQELIKQVNQSNITKLNLDFDGGHLSMDKEAAPVAADKTIQPQAIVKKEAPQAAANVTQIKAPLVGIVYLQASPEKPQYKKVGDHVKPGDVVCVIEAMKMMTEIKSEVSGTISKMLVSNEEVVEFDQPLIEVTPD
- the fabF gene encoding beta-ketoacyl-ACP synthase II — its product is MTRVVVTGMGALTPIGNDVAEFAAGLNSQKVGFAPISYFDAAATGVTLAGQLKDFSPLKYLTKKDPRRMDVFTQYAMYATQQAVNQAGINDENTASERFGVIWGSGIGGLTTIQQQVIKWHEKGLDRVSPMFIPTSIANMAAGNISIRFHAQAISTTIVTACASSTNSIGEAFRQIKDGYADVMIAGGSEAAINESGISGFAALSTLSKATDPAKASIPFDSNRSGFVMGEGAGSLVLESLEHAQKRGAHILGEIVGYGTTSDAYHMTSPDPAGTQAARAMRLALDEAGIEPEAVGYINAHGTSTKSNDAAEAKAINQVFGKNSPVLVSSTKSMTGHLLGAAGAVEAIACLLSFKSGKLPVNVGVTEQDPACKVNLVTTENAARQVDYAISNSFGFGGHNAVIAMKRWND
- the fabG gene encoding 3-oxoacyl-[acyl-carrier-protein] reductase, encoding MDLTDKVVLVTGSSRGIGLEIAKAFAKKGANIVLNARKEIPDEIIAQVKSYGTKVVDFSADVTQVDSVKKMIEQIFTEFGHLDVVVNNAGIVKDGLLNRMSEEDFTAVLNTNLVGTFNVIRQSLRPLYKQRSGCFINMASVVGLTGNIGQANYAASKAGIIGLTKSVAKEAALRNLRCNAIAPGMIDTQMTRHLSEKRQEEIAAAIPLKRFGNIQEVAQTAVFLAENDYITGQTITVDGGLTMQ
- a CDS encoding ACP S-malonyltransferase, encoding MIGLLFSGQGAQKTVLTEDLYENNPHYRQIIDESSSILGMDIASLLFDKNQADKLASTKYSQPAIMTMSYGLYSLLHNYLPQKKFGIGLSLGEYSALACSGYVGLATALQLIKRRGELMQQASDQTKSSMAAVMKVDLAAVEAACQKASKLGIVQVANVNTPDQVVVGGEQEAVAAVADDLTAQGARIVPLQVSGAFHTPVMAPIQKDLEKELHKVEWQQGSFPVFSTTTQEKFTPTMLTANLTKQLVSTTYFAKTLGQHSAGLTAVIEIGPGRTLISFARKIVPGIATYRTDSGSELEKTISALEADK